The proteins below are encoded in one region of Amycolatopsis acidiphila:
- a CDS encoding IclR family transcriptional regulator, with translation MSKSARSADAARGDRGDQADIQAVSRVSQILSLFDPATPEVTPAEVAERLGLNRTTAYRYCTSLVAAGLLERKAEGGYVPGGLLLQLGAFAIGHRRVINLAPRHMRALSRATQTSVVLSLWGLTGPVVSRVEENASTIVVVSVRVGSHLPLDTAQSKVFLAYHADQLTMERLMANLPGPARDELRAEVERVRAVGHCSAMSTPGVVAVAAPVFDEYGICATIAIVGTDNTLSMSDDTPELRVVVDTARELTQELGGHYRPDDSGPQAR, from the coding sequence GTGAGCAAATCGGCGCGGTCGGCGGACGCTGCCCGCGGGGACCGTGGCGACCAGGCCGACATCCAGGCGGTGAGCAGGGTCAGCCAGATCCTGTCGCTGTTCGATCCGGCCACGCCCGAGGTGACGCCGGCCGAGGTCGCCGAGCGGCTCGGCCTCAACCGCACCACCGCGTACCGGTACTGCACCTCGCTCGTCGCGGCCGGCCTGCTCGAACGCAAGGCCGAGGGCGGCTACGTGCCCGGTGGCCTGTTGCTGCAGCTGGGTGCGTTCGCCATCGGTCACCGTCGCGTCATCAACCTCGCCCCGCGGCACATGCGGGCGCTCTCGCGCGCCACGCAGACGAGTGTGGTGCTCAGTCTCTGGGGCCTCACCGGTCCGGTGGTCTCCCGGGTCGAGGAGAACGCCTCCACGATCGTCGTCGTGTCCGTGCGGGTCGGCAGCCATCTGCCGCTGGACACGGCGCAGAGCAAGGTCTTCCTCGCCTACCACGCCGACCAGCTGACCATGGAGCGGCTGATGGCGAACCTGCCCGGGCCGGCCCGGGACGAGCTGCGCGCCGAGGTCGAACGCGTGCGCGCGGTCGGCCACTGCTCCGCGATGAGCACCCCCGGTGTCGTCGCGGTGGCCGCGCCCGTCTTCGACGAGTACGGCATCTGCGCCACCATCGCCATCGTGGGCACGGACAACACCCTGTCGATGTCCGACGACACGCCCGAGCTGCGGGTCGTCGTGGACACCGCGCGCGAGCTCACCCAGGAGCTCGGCGGCCATTACCGGCCGGACGACTCCGGCCCGCAGGCAAGGTAG